CTGGAAGCCGTCAGCCAGCGAAAGCCGCTGCAATTGCATTTAACGATTAAAAAGAGCATGGCTAAGAGGGATATATGTGGCCAGCTATTTACACTTGTGGCCAAGAGCTTAGTGAATTCTTGTGACTGAAAAATGGTAAGAAGTTAACTGAGACTTAAGACTAAGAGGTACACCACATGTGGAATTTTGAAATTCACgatctttttattattttattttcaaagtgTATGTAGAAACGCCTTTACTACAACGTTATACCCAGGAGTATATGTTCCAAAGAGGGACTACAGGATGCCCTGGAAGCGGGTGAACTTCATAGGCGGCGCAACTGTCGCATTTCCGCGTTGCAAATTACTTCTTTTATTCGTgacattttttgtaattaagaTAAAAGCAAACCCAGGGCGGTGAAAGGAATTAAAAAAGGGCACAAAGCTCTTGAGTACTCTTGACAACAAAGCATTTAAAAGCGGCAATTGAGCAGGCACAAAGGGCAGGGAAAATCACGTCTCGCCAGTCCAATAAGAAGTTGTTAATAATTGATTTAAGCCTTGCGAATGACAATTTAAGTCTGTCGTTTACACTATCAGTTCTTAAGTAATTTAAcatacaaatgaaataaaaataaaacagctaAAACCATTCTAATAAAATCCTGTACAGCTATATATCTTTTGGGCATAATTGAATGAAGTTTCCAGTCCAAAGAAAGTTGTCAGCAACTGCATTAAGCCAGCCACAAATGACGGCTTAATCTTGAGTCCTCGGTGACCTGCTGGGCGCCTcgtaaattgttaaatgtggCATGCATAATTGCAACTAGAAAACGTCAGcttatcaaaatataaaaaaaagagcagcGGACACGCCCCGCGGAGTTGGCAGATCGGCGATCTATAAACCTCAGTCAGACAAAACATTTTCGAATCTCGGACagctgcaacacccaaaaacCTCATCGAGGGCATTACAAGCTCATCAAAAACTCGGGCGCagcctcatcatcatcatcggatCCTTTCCTCCCTCCCTCGATTGTCATTCAAATGAACCCGTTTCACGTCAGCCCATTGCTCCTGATATTTTTTGTGACATTTTCCGTATTAAAAACgttttaaaaaacaacaaacatgCAGATTTAGATGCCGAGGGTTGATTTCCGGGCAACAGCATCCGTGTTAAAATCTCTGCTCAGAAATGAAACATTTTGACCCAGGACCTATGGGATAAGCACTTTTGAAGTGGTCGCTGCCATATCGGCGATTCGAAATCAACAGAAATCATGATCTGCAGTAAAGGTGGTCAGGATCCGTTGTCCAGGATCCTCGTCCTTTATTTTGACAAGCCCAAAACATTGTTTTGAGGCAGAAAGTTAGGAGATGCAGGCGAGATAAGAAAACATATTTGATGCTCATGAGTGCGCCGTTGTGTTCATATTTTGACAGCACTAAAGCCGGACATCAGAtttaaaagagaaaaatagattacctttcaaatatttttcgatTGTATCAAGTAATTTCAAATTCTAATAGAAATCATGAAAAGCTTTCCTATTTGGTTCGGCTTAATTTATTACTTataattttttccaaattcaTTGAATTGTATTTTAGTACAGTTAGCGCATTTGTTTGAAGGGACCCGTCAATTAACGACAATTTATATGGCCACAAGTTGTTCCACCCTTCCTGCCTCTGTCTggtttttcaatatttccgTTTCCTTTTCGAAATAACGACTAAAGCgaaacaattaacaattgtTGTAGCTGCGCCTGCGCCCAGCGGACaacagccaaacaaacaacaaatcaaaGTATAGAAGATATGTGTTTTTTGTCcgttgtatttttgttttctctgttttttttttttttttgtatgtgaTGGCGCGAAATGGAGTGCgctttaatttgcataaattaccAGTAAAGGGTTAAAATTATAGTGGGAAGGGGCCAGGGGAGGGTTGGCCAAGCTGAAGTGGTCGCCTGCACTTGAAAAAATCTGTTGCAAATGTACAGACACCGCACGAGCAACTCCTACCAGCTCCATCCGTTCGTCTGCTTTTGTTCTTGGACTCTGGAGTGGTTGATTGCATTTATGGACCACGGATACAGTTGCCCCGGAGCGATCTTCTCATACGGACGAGGTGTGTCCGCTCAGCTCAGCCGTGAAAATTGTAATGTACATGGCAATTCCATTTAATATAGACAGCATCCAGATGCCAGAGAGTTACGCAAATAGCCAAGGGGCTCGGGCAGGAGCTTTGGGTTAGCAATCATTTTAAAACCCGCATAATTGTCGGGATTTGCACGCCAAACGCGGGTGAGAATATACCTATTTTTCGGGGTGGTCGCTAAAAGGGTTAATATGGGtgaggggcgtggccgggtGAACCAGAAGTGGGAGTTTTCCAAAAAGCCTCTTAACAGATATATTACTTACATACCATAATCTGCAGCTGAAGCTTATATCATAAGtaaaacattttgcatatCTAACGCAATCATTATACACCTTAGATTTTATATGTACTCCCTAAGGATAGTAGAgctgtctttttttttagctttaagAATTAATCCCTACCACTTCAGACCATTATCGACTGATTATTATCGGGCGTTTAATTTCGCGTAACAGATAAACCTGAATTTCACCAGCACCCTTTCTCCATTGAAAGTATTTTTTACTTTGGGATTCTCCACGGGTGACAACTGCAGGCGCGGCTTTTATTGAATCGCAATGACGAATAAAAAAGGTGCAAATGAAGCGCAAAAAAAAGTTCACAAAGAGAGACAGATAAAATCAGCAGGCACCGCAGGATATTTCAAAGAGAAGGATCACAatgccaccaaaaaaaaaaaaataaataaaaaacgtgtatataaaattaatcGTTCGCACGTGCGGTGAAATCGAAATATTGGTACAATAATTGCTTTTCGTGTGGCGACGAATATAAAAGAAAGTTTTTATACTTTTGGCAATGGTCCATTAAGCAAACAGTGAGTGAgctaaacaaacaatttgttaATGGGACCCGTATGCACTTAATTATGTAATAATGGTTGATTATGTTAGGCGTGCTGCTGAGATGATTTCGACGTTAATTTGGGAAATAAGTTCGGATGATAAAACAAAACTACAGCCAAAACTATGTTAAGTGGacattaaaataattgaataaaattgcTATAACGAAGTAAAATAATAGAGATTTGATCAATTTGTCTTTCTCAACAAAGCttttaatgaaaacaaattgaaaatcatGCGAACCggtttgaaaaatgtattaacTAATATTCGGTTTAACATTCAAAATGAAGTGAGTTTTAATATTCTCAAAGTCAAAGTCCGTAATACAAGTTTAAAGGGCACATCCCTTTGTTTTTATAAGGACGTGTTCGAATTACTATTTTCCCTCCCTCCAAAAACATGTACATGCAGCTTAACATCtcttaaaatagcaaaacagcaaaaacTCATTAATGCACACATAGCATAGAAGGCACTTCACTTCTGTCCAGTTGGCATACAAAGTACCGAAAAATCAGAATCATCCACCAAAAAACAGCGAGATTCATAAACGTTGACAAAACTTTGACTAAGGCCGATTAACCATCCCTCGAACGTAGGAGGTCAACACGAGGAGGTCACTCGTAAAAAGGCCGTAAAAAATAGTGAAATCAGCGTTACACAATTTCTGAGTAGATGGATGATTTATGGACAGCTGGACAGGCGCCTGTGACTCGAAAAGGACTTAAAAATTCAACTGCGCTTGCGCACAGCTTGACAATCCGAGGCACTTGAGGCTAATTTCCCAGCAGTTGGCCGGGCTGGcgattgaaaatattttttaattaaaaaatcgaCAGGCGCTTGTGAGAATTTTGAATGAATAAGTGGACTCggtgaatgaatgaatgacaATGTTGGCGCACACGCGTATTGGGTTTCCCCCGCGAGACGCGAAcatgtttttcaattttcatgcGAGAATAATTTTTCGTGTGCGGAAAACGGAGTACAGCTAAATGACAAAAACACTTGCTCGTCGAGCTGTGAAAATGGTCAAGTGGAAATCGGACACTGGACATGGCATTGACCATGTCCACGAACGGGTCGCTGAACATTGCACATTTGCTCggttttgattttgaatttctgTGGCAATTTAAGCGCATGTGTTGGATATTTGCAGAATAGTATATTTCAGagagtaaacaaaaatgtGTCTATTGGTAGGATGATAGCTAACCGTTTTTCTATCTATATTGTTAGATCCGTATATTTTTCCACCTTTTTCGATACCAACCGAGACGGAATTCCCCCGGCGCTCGTCTGCCTGCAAATTGTAGATGGATCGCATAAATCTACTCGCCTGACTTTCGATCGTATACCCGCCACGCCCCTCAACCCTTAAGAGATAGAAACAATGTGCCTGGGCACCACCAAACCACTCAACCACTGAGCCACTTGAATGGTTGGAATGGGACATAAATCTTCAGATGGGACACCGGAAATTTGTCACTTTCACCGCGACAAAAACAATTGACAAAAtgggcgcaaaaaaaaaacggggaaAAAGTTCGGAAAATGACAGAAAAACTGAGAGTAGCGACCAAATCCCGCCGCAATAATATATAGTTGAAAAAGAGAAGCGCAGTAAATTTCACGGTAAATTGGCCGAGCACAAAGCCAACCGCAAGGAGTCCTTTTAATCCTTTTTGCTGTACAAACTAAAGGCAGCGAAATTGGCACTCAAAAGGTAAAAAACCAAGGGAAAACATTACCAGGATGTGAATGGACATGGTGTCCTGCTGCGAGCGGCACGCGCTGAAAAAGGGAGAATAAATAGCAGCTGCGCCTGCGCGAAGGATACAAtttgaaaatggaaagtgaCCGGGAAAAGGGGTCGAAAACTGCGGTTGCCAGTACAAATTGAAATGCTAAAATCATTTCCATTGCCCGGTATTATAATTACAAAACCAACAAATGCGATTAACTGGACTAGAGTCGGACTGTAAAGTTGCTGGGGGGGGATTCAGTTTTGAGTAGTAAATTCACGCCTCGCTACACAAAAGCGCTGTAAATTATATTGTTAGACGGACTGACCACCGTCCAGTTTCGTTTCGCTGTCCGTAAAATTGCCAAATTCCCATAATTGCAGCTCCTGAAACAATGGACACATTTACTGGACAATGCGGAGCGTACAGGACGAATGACGCAACCCTCGTCGGTTGGGAGGGGTggtaaattttattagtttgcTGTCATATGCTCATTGATTGTTTATTTAGGATGCTGGATGCGAGGAGCAACAGCGAAGAGATGGAAACACGCACAGGACATGACAGGACATAATCATAAATATGGCAACTAAATTATGAAATGGGTGTGTGTTATTCCCCTAGTCGCTGCCAAAGGATTTCATTTTCCCACCTAggcttatttttattttaaattttaagcaCATTTCATTTCTACATCTTACACACAAGCATTAGATATTCTACATGGGAAATAATCCACCACCAGGTGTCGCCACTCAAAACTCTTAGTTCACAAAATAACAGCTAGGCACTGCTTCGAAGCAGTTAAAAACTAGTCAAGCAGTGCACAGTAACTAGAAAGCGTTTCCGGtgacttttaaatttaatttcctgaAATCTGTTAAGCATTGTTAAAGATTTTAAAGTTAGCCATTATTCTCATGGATCTATACTAGGGAAGTTCCCTTCTAGTGCTAAAGATTTAAAACACCTTTGAAATGTACGTCGTTATCTCGTTTATTTGTTAGTTCTCAAGGGCTTCTCCATTTTTGGGTTACATAAGTGGATACACAAACAATTCCAAGCAAATTAACTTACAAGATATTgggaatacatacatatacattctAGAGGGTCCCATAAACAATGTTTTACGCATTCATTAGCTACGAATAATCAAACTAAGGGCGACTCTGTGGCAGATCATTTGAGTTATTCAAATAGGTCGGGTGGGGCTGGGTTTTTGAATCGGGATTCGAATCTTGATCGTCTTAGTCAAGTGCGTGCGTCTAATATTATCTTCTATATATATGATCTTTAGTGAgtacatttattttgtgttcGATTGTGTGTGGCGtttgtgatattttttttgtttccgatATTTTAGTAAATTTGATTGCATTTCTGTATGGTTTTATTGTTTACCGTTTTATACGACAATGCTTAACTCTTATGGAGTAAAATTTATGTCTCCGTTGCGATATTGAAGTGCTGGCTAATGTGTAATTTCTGAACAAAGGATAAAAGACTAAAGAAATCTAAATTGTTCGTTATATGTTGGATACTTTCAACTCTGCCTTGGATTTTCCATTGTATGGGTTAACTTTCTTTGGCTTTGTTTGATCGTTTAAGGTTCTTTTGGACTTAGCTCCCTAGAATatgttcattttttaatttatatttaaaacacgCTCCACTGGGAGCTTAAAACGATTTTAAGCTACagtaaaacattttcaatgcGCCAAGCTGCGAAGCTTTTAAGTCTTAACTATTCAATTAACTACCAAGTAAAGTGTATAATTCCGTATAATTCGAAAACGGGTTTcctttaaatttgtttaaaaaaacaactaaTCAGCAGGATGGTATTCCCTTTGTTTTTCTGTGTTGTCTCGTGGCTTAGCAGTCTAGAGATCAGCTTTAGTAAAGAAATATGTATTCTAGTTTACTTCGAATTGCTGTAAAAGCAATCGGCTAAAGTTCAAtataaagagaaaaatattattgttacCAGAAGAAAGCTTTGAGTGTGGATGTGTGGATTTAGCAAAGGCGGGGCAGCCAATTATATATTGTAATTGTGAGTGggtgtatgtgtttgtgtcgAACTCAGATTAGAATTGCTTCACCTTAACCAACACTGGCATGGAGAAAGCCGTAGCAAAAGAGTTTTCGGAAACGGTTAACGGCCCTATAGAATATTAAAAACGGTAAAGTATTAGACTCTGTGATAAATTGTAGTActtgcatttaaaatatacatatacaagaTGTCTCAGAGGAAAATTAAAGTAGAGGAGTTGTTCATCTATGTAATATATAACTCAATACCTTTATGCCGATAACTCTTTTAGTAGACTTTCTCCGTCTACCATCTCGTACCTAGCCTAGTAGTTCTATAACTTGATGGTTCCCCGTTCGATTTCATCTATATTTGGTTTCTTTATCACATGCTTTGCATTTCGGCTGCTCAAAACGTATCTGTAAGTGCGTGTACATAGTGTTAACGGGATGGCCATTAGAGCTTGTCCAGGTCGGGTTCCTCTGGATCGGTTGGACTCATCGGGGACATTTCCACACTGTCCAGAAGCGGAGTCTTCTCTTCGCTGCATGTACTGCCCGGTGCATCGTCCATGTCCATCACGAAGATCCTGGAGAGGTCCGCTCCGCTGAGGGTATGTCTCGACGGGGACTCATCCACCgagctggtggtgctgctactgctgtcactgctggtggtgctgctgcccTTGGTGGTGCTATTCTGGGCGGTGTTGTTCTGGTTGGTGGCATGGATGCTCGGGATGGCGATGGTGGCGATGCTCTGGTCGAGGGACTTGGATGGTGTGCGATAGCTGGCAGTTGCCGAGGTGGCCACTAAATTCGATTGGCTGGACTGAGCTGACAGCGAGGTGGTCTTAATATTGGTCGTCTTCAGGTGGCCGCCaatggagcagctgctgctccaccTGCCACCCTGATAGTGCTTCTGGTGGTGCTCCTTCTGATTGTACTGGATGCCGCATTGCCGTAACCCCTGACCCTGCGATGATACCGTTTGATTATTGTCATCGTTGAAGCTCATATCGTCCTCGctgtgtgtgttgtttatgGCCGTCTGCTTGAGTCGCACCAGGTGCCGCTCGGAGTACGATTTTCGTGCATCCATAACTCTCAGATAGTCGGAGGACTCGCCCAAGTCCTCGCTCTTCGAGCTGCAGTATCTGGCCGAATTTCTGGAGGCACTGCCGTTGCCGCAGAAACTGGTGGTGACACTCAGCATTTGCTGACTACCACTGAGCGATCTCCTGCTGGCCTGTGAGCTGCTTCTGCTCTCGTACTGATTATCCCGCAAGGAGCATGGCGATATCCTGGGCGAGGGATTGTTTTCCATTAGGGAGTCGTTGCTTTTGGCGATTCTGTTCTTCCGGTAGAACTTGCTGTCTCGCCAGAGGGTCTGCCTTCCGGTTCGTTGCATTTCAATGCAATTGCCAGGCTGACCGGGGGACGTTTGGCTGGTGGGTGTGGCCGTGGGCGAGTCCTGGCCTTGACCTTTGCTAATGCGGAACGAGGCGTGCGTGAGCTTTTTGTACTTCTCGCTCTGCATATTCACGCGATTGTCCGAGTGGGTGCGATCTGCCATCGGCAGAAAGGCATTATCGATCCGACGCTCCTCCTCCAAGGAGCGAAAGGCCAGCCGATTCACATGCTTCAGGTGCTGTTTGTCTGAGGTTCGCTTCGGGGACATGTCCTCGAAGGAGCTCACCTGGAAGGGACACTAATTAAGCTTTCATTCACATCGCAAGACTGTTGGTAAGGTTTATATGAATACAGTAACAGTACAATTTAAACATTAAGTTAATATGCTAGTTTAGATTTAGTAGAATCTAAAAACGTTTACTTAAATTTACTCACCCGATATTTTTGTGAGAACACCTCTATCATCCCCGATCGCTTCGAGGGCGATGTGGTGTAGATGGAGTTCTGATCGTTGACTAGAATCTTGGGCGGATCAAATTGCTGCTGGGGATGCCCTTGTCCATGAAGCTGGGCCTGACCCTGACCCGCATTGCTGCTGGATGCTaaggacgagttgctcgaatTGCTGGTGGCCGTTACCAAAATCTTTGGTGAAAGCGAAACGGGAAACTGTTGGGGACGTATATTTCCGAAGGAGCCACAATTAGAGCCAGAGGAAGTTGAACCCGTTCCCGACATCGCATCGTCAATGTGCAGGAAGTTGTTTGGGGAACTCTCGCGACAGGGCGATGAAATCGCCGAGTCCTGGGAGACCATACTCCTAGGAATGGTGGCTAGTTCCAGGCAGGTTTCATTACCACCTGTGGTGGTGGCTATGATGACATCCTCGACGCCCTCGTCAATGGGCGATGAAATGGACTGAAAGCTGCTCAACCTAATGCTGGACGATCCAATGGACAGGTCGTTGTCAGTCAGAGAGCCAAAGGCTGAGTCCTGGGAGGGATTACTGCGGCCATACTTGAGACACTTGAGGGAGTACTCCAACCTCCTGCTCTTCGAGTTCTTGTAGTTGCACATATCGGCAGTGAGTTGATGGTTGAAGGAGGCCCCAGCAGCCGACGAAGTGCAGGCTGGAGCCTGAAGCCTCTGCGTTCCCGAGGAGCCACTTGCCTCCTCTTCCTGCTCAAaaccctcctcctcctgctcctcgtaTACCTCGTCCGCGGCTCCCTCAGCCAGAAGGACATCCAGATTGCTCTGACTACTGGTGCTACATCGAATGGTCGGCGGCTGGGGATCCTGACCCGGCTCCTGGCTATTATCATCCGAATAGACGGCCGCAGGGTCACAATAATGAATCGGCGACTCCGAGGCATACGAGTGGACATATGAGTGGGCGGAGTGCCACTGCTGCAGGCGAAGCAAGTGCTGGCGATGGCAGCTTCCACCGACGACAATCTCTTCCAGGAGACCTTCCTCCGAATCGCTTGATATGTCAAATGAGTCCATTGTTCGGCTGATACTGTGGGGTCGGCAGGGGACAGGTGAGTAAATGCGGGAATTGCGGGTAAGAAAGGGCAGAGAATAACAATCagaattttcaaaatttttggTTCCGATCCGGCAGCGCTACCGGCCCCTGATTCGATTTTCTTTTGTGTTGTGTATATGCAGAAAAGCCATGGCATGTCATTGTATGCGATGAATGCATTGATGGAATTGTGAGTATGTCTGCGAATGTGTGCTGCACTAGAAGCGTCAATACGTGCGTGTTTTCAATCAAGCTCAAGTTGGCTGCTCGGCATTCAAGCTCCTCCAAAACTAAATTAGTGACCCGAAAAATGGCAGCTATGCTGATGTATAGCAATAGTTTCCAAGTAGATATGCCTAGTCTGTGGCACGGATATCTCAATATGTGGTGGTGAACTCAATTAAGGAGCAAAGGTATGATGTACTCGTGTACCACAGCATTAGTATCTAGCCTATTATTCGGTAGTATTTGAGCTTAGTCTTAATACTATTCGGAATATAAAATTAAGTTTGATTAAAAAGCATTCAGTGATTTCAAAACCTTGGCTTAATCTCAGCTGGtctgcaaaaatattttgcactCTATCCTCTAATCCAGTTAAATGGTTTTCTCTAGAGCATGCACGAaacaacataaacataaacatttttattacaagctGAATAGATGGGACTTATTGAAAAGCGTTAAGCAAATAACTTACAGCGgggaaaacatttaaattgaattatgcCAGCCAGAACACGAAAAACCAAAGTAAATAACAGACATTGAATAATGTGGTTTGCacatgttaaataaataaatatatattctgcTGGCCCTTTTCGATGCAGGTTCGGCTTAGTGGTGCGAAGTGGTTTTCTTGCTGGGTTGTGCAGCTTCTCTTGGTGGTTAGAGCATACAAAAATATTGCCACTTACCACATTTGGCTACAACAAACACTGCCAATTACTTTTTGCAGCATTAAGATTCGTTTCCGTCTGGTataaaaacattaattttCGTACAAAAAATTATGTATTTGCTTTATCGGTTTgtatattgattttatttaattttattcaggTATTCATTTGGGTTTTATTTCACACGATATTCGTTTTGTAAATTTGAATTGTGAGATATTCTTTGTGAGTTGTTCATTGTTGGTTTTGGGTTCGGGTTCGGatttctttggttttggttcGGTTCGTTTTGGATTGGTTTAGTACAtacgaaagacttcatagggCGCAGGCAGAACACTgatgttgttgtagttgttgttggtttttgttAGTCGAACGGGttatgtaaataaacaaatgcagAAATGCAAGAGTTtgtaaatcaaaaacaaaacacacacataggtaatataaacaaaaatgaacGTTGAGAGACATTCAAGAGCGGATCGGTATGTGTGTAATAGATGATGGGTTTGGTGTAGCGGCAACTGTAACGGGAACTGCAACGGTAACGGTTTTCTGGGCGCTTTCGCAACACTAAGatagatacacacacacacacaacaaagTTGAGTAGTAGTAGGCGTTAGGAGAGAAAGAGAGTAGAACATTGCATACGGAAAAAATACTTTAGTTGAAAAAATCCTCCACTACATATTTTGTTAGTATTTATGAAAGTAAAACATGCGATTGagtattttaatatattatgtttttttttttaaaggcaGCAGAGTAAATTTACACAGGGTCAGAGATGCTTAAATATACATGAGGCAGCAAATGAGCACTTTTTCCctgtatttattgttttgggACTTTTTCTTTGGCTAGTTCCTTGTTTCCTCGTTTTTATCACTCAATTATATTCCTGTCTTGTAtgcataattttaaattctgCCTACGGCTTTTGGGCAGACGGGTCGGGCTGCGCAGAGTCCAGGACATTATCATAATTACCTTTAGACACGCACAGGCACACGCACATCGTCAAGCGCGTGGCAACATTTTCCGCTTTATCTCGGCTCACAACGTTAGTTTTTCTCGCTTTTTCGCTatttctttcttctttttgctTAAGTCTCCTcagatgtgtgtgtgcatttttctttattaGTCCCAAAAGCGAGTGCACGGCAAATGGTTTAGAGGCTCTGTGCGGGGTTACACAtaactggcgcccaacgtggcgCCTACCTATGCGGTCTATTGAAAATTTTTCTATCCTGTAAgttttacttttaaaaaaaaacttttatttgtcATTAAGTTATTTCCTTACTCTCTGAAACTCAGCTGCATTTAATAGAGCCTTTGTGTATGGCTTCTGTTTAGTTATGGAGTTGTGAACAAGTGGAAACTGTTGCACCGGATCCTTAAGTTTTCTACTATTAATTGTTACAACAAACAAACCTAGGAGAAATTATTAATACGGactttttataaaaataagttaaaagaAACTAGACAAACTAAAGGCGCTAGTGGAATAATTCTTCGTTGTCAACCAACTATTAGTTAAAAagatttgttatttttcgtaCGACTATACATTCTTCGACTCGAAACCCTAATCCTGTGCGGAATTGGTAAATTCTTGATGAGCATACAAGACTTGCTTTTCCTTACACGCCGAAAAACACGTGGATGAATCGAGTATGagtcagtgtgtgtgtggtgagGGAAAAATGTGAGATATGCCAGTGACCGACAGAGTAAAAATTGCACGTTTGCTTCTAGGTGAAAGAAGAGCTACGCCGGGCGAAACACTCACCCTGTTCGTCGATCGTGCGGCGTCGAAGGGGGCGTACAGGGCGAGTTGGCCTCACTGAGGGAATGGCCCAG
The sequence above is a segment of the Drosophila melanogaster chromosome 2L genome. Coding sequences within it:
- the Slob gene encoding slowpoke binding protein, isoform I, with amino-acid sequence MFKFNKAAQQQRIDNRNSAVTGHDPFVRPPVPEKKVRNIMKKLHKANGLKRSNSAIEFDVSALTAANRRQIYSSNRSASSEQDNSDLSEHSEKSPLVSARLDNLARLFFSKSMPAETGSRDTIDSVLTTRPNIKYQYSALDSGNGIVERSPRERAQREKALNATQEWIQGANGRYEVIAHLDEIGSRHGKNWFLVTDASVRTDRLQTLLPLPPDCVAFEDLPPNECAREILMELLGSLHHPYIYPVLDLGFLRNSSYNYACLVTPFNSRGSLKDLIYKAQWNEPWARKYTRKPNGLPVSQVQRLGRQILEALLFLKERGFPLHGHLHSGNVILQNGAARLSGLENGLLGLSSRINAVMWSRSVTEIENVDIVCFGHLLYEMCTGQELTTPKPSMRVLEMELQHYPQIGQTRKQILEILGLIFEPPSGVCPSVEDLVLCDLFRSIDLRELRGPCFSTIKPSLSRSTLNLLQAVKKRQCASLGHSLSEANSPCTPPSTPHDRRTGISRTMDSFDISSDSEEGLLEEIVVGGSCHRQHLLRLQQWHSAHSYVHSYASESPIHYCDPAAVYSDDNSQEPGQDPQPPTIRCSTSSQSNLDVLLAEGAADEVYEEQEEEGFEQEEEASGSSGTQRLQAPACTSSAAGASFNHQLTADMCNYKNSKSRRLEYSLKCLKYGRSNPSQDSAFGSLTDNDLSIGSSSIRLSSFQSISSPIDEGVEDVIIATTTGGNETCLELATIPRSMVSQDSAISSPCRESSPNNFLHIDDAMSGTGSTSSGSNCGSFGNIRPQQFPVSLSPKILVTATSNSSNSSLASSSNAGQGQAQLHGQGHPQQQFDPPKILVNDQNSIYTTSPSKRSGMIEVFSQKYRVSSFEDMSPKRTSDKQHLKHVNRLAFRSLEEERRIDNAFLPMADRTHSDNRVNMQSEKYKKLTHASFRISKGQGQDSPTATPTSQTSPGQPGNCIEMQRTGRQTLWRDSKFYRKNRIAKSNDSLMENNPSPRISPCSLRDNQYESRSSSQASRRSLSGSQQMLSVTTSFCGNGSASRNSARYCSSKSEDLGESSDYLRVMDARKSYSERHLVRLKQTAINNTHSEDDMSFNDDNNQTVSSQGQGLRQCGIQYNQKEHHQKHYQGGRWSSSCSIGGHLKTTNIKTTSLSAQSSQSNLVATSATASYRTPSKSLDQSIATIAIPSIHATNQNNTAQNSTTKGSSTTSSDSSSSTTSSVDESPSRHTLSGADLSRIFVMDMDDAPGSTCSEEKTPLLDSVEMSPMSPTDPEEPDLDKL